A window of Candidatus Aquicultor sp. contains these coding sequences:
- the greA gene encoding transcription elongation factor GreA, with protein sequence MPEKEIILTKDGYNKLIEELRYLETTRRKQVAARIKESIEFGDLSENSEYDDAKNEQAFVEGRIIQINDMLSMAKIIEDNGVKSSKVAIGCHVTLLDVESGDEEEYHIVGSFEADPTNHKISNESPVGQAIMGKKAGEVVQVRVPDGFLEYKILKIKCNNNGNHKK encoded by the coding sequence TTGCCGGAGAAAGAGATCATCCTTACAAAAGATGGCTACAACAAATTAATAGAAGAATTACGCTATCTTGAAACAACTCGTCGTAAGCAGGTCGCGGCGCGCATCAAAGAATCCATCGAGTTCGGAGACTTAAGCGAAAACTCCGAGTATGATGATGCCAAGAACGAGCAGGCATTCGTCGAGGGTAGGATTATACAGATTAACGACATGCTCTCGATGGCTAAGATCATCGAGGACAACGGGGTCAAGTCGAGCAAAGTTGCGATTGGCTGCCATGTTACACTGCTCGATGTCGAGTCTGGTGACGAGGAAGAGTACCACATCGTAGGCTCATTTGAAGCCGATCCAACGAATCACAAGATTTCCAACGAATCACCGGTCGGTCAGGCCATTATGGGTAAAAAGGCAGGAGAGGTCGTTCAAGTCCGCGTACCCGATGGTTTCCTGGAGTACAAGATTTTAAAGATTAAGTGCAATAACAACGGTAACCATAAGAAATAA
- a CDS encoding TRAM domain-containing protein, which yields MLQLIRVVFIVTGAIGAFELANAVQLPDPLSRYKFFALILFIILGIGIGYVLGGVIGRRLLTTLNWLENKIQKLPTADLLLALAGLLAGLILAWLISIPFGYIQIPFLQFSVAMFAFVLLGYLGVKISMRKRDDLQNFLRSIPVPAPRSHGTEARRFDFGKSKLLDTSVVIDGRIADVAKTGFIEGVLTVPRFVLRELQTVADSEDSLKRNRGRRGLDILKSLQNDPRLHLEILERDYPDLADVDAKLVRLGSETKSPLLTNDYNLNKIAELQGVQVLNLNELANALKPVVLPGEEMFIGLIREGKEAGQGIGYLDDGTMVVVDGGRVHIGEEVEIMVTSVLQTPAGRMIFGRMKDI from the coding sequence GTGTTACAGTTAATACGAGTCGTATTCATTGTAACTGGTGCCATAGGGGCGTTTGAGCTCGCTAACGCCGTACAGTTACCGGATCCGTTATCCCGATATAAGTTTTTCGCACTCATACTATTCATTATCCTGGGGATCGGTATCGGTTATGTACTTGGCGGTGTAATCGGGCGCCGGTTACTCACAACGCTGAACTGGCTGGAGAACAAGATACAAAAACTACCGACAGCGGATCTCCTCCTAGCTCTTGCAGGTTTACTGGCCGGGCTAATCTTAGCGTGGCTTATCTCGATACCATTTGGTTATATTCAAATACCATTTCTACAGTTCTCGGTTGCGATGTTCGCATTCGTTTTGCTCGGTTATCTTGGCGTAAAGATATCAATGCGCAAGCGGGACGACCTGCAGAATTTCTTGCGGTCGATTCCGGTGCCGGCGCCTCGCAGTCACGGTACCGAGGCCCGTCGTTTTGACTTCGGTAAATCGAAGCTGCTGGATACCAGCGTCGTCATCGACGGTCGTATCGCCGATGTGGCGAAGACCGGCTTTATCGAGGGAGTTCTAACGGTTCCGCGGTTTGTATTACGCGAGCTGCAAACGGTTGCCGATTCCGAAGATTCACTTAAGCGCAATCGGGGAAGGCGAGGCCTCGATATCTTAAAGAGCTTGCAAAATGACCCTCGACTCCACCTTGAGATTTTGGAACGGGACTATCCTGACTTGGCAGATGTTGATGCTAAACTCGTTCGTCTGGGAAGCGAAACAAAGTCGCCCTTACTGACGAATGATTACAACTTAAATAAAATCGCCGAGCTTCAAGGCGTACAGGTTCTTAACCTTAATGAGCTTGCAAATGCACTCAAACCGGTCGTATTGCCGGGTGAGGAGATGTTTATCGGTCTCATCCGTGAGGGCAAAGAAGCCGGCCAGGGAATCGGCTATCTTGATGATGGCACGATGGTAGTCGTTGACGGCGGCCGGGTGCACATCGGCGAGGAAGTCGAGATCATGGTTACGAGTGTCCTGCAGACGCCGGCCGGGCGCATGATTTTCGGCCGTATGAAAGATATATAA
- the radA gene encoding DNA repair protein RadA: MSKIKYIVRCQVCGCTAPKWMGRCPDCGEWNTMVEEPLDPGISSSSTRGSFAPGEKAQPITDVVVEHETRIPTGLNELDRVLGGGVVPGSLVLIGGEPGIGKSTLLLQAAHELSGRIGKVLVVSGEESVRQISLRANRLGTLKPDLFLLSEVDVTLIDSQVKALQPGLLIIDSIQTMFHPDVASAPGSVSQVRESTHYLMRLAKGSGIPTFIVGHVTKDGSIAGPRVLEHMVDTVLYFEGDNYQSFRIVRAVKNRYGSTNEIGIFEMTDAGLIEVANPSALFLSQRPEHSPGSVVIATVEGTRPLLVELQSLVSESHLSMPRRMATGLDFNRIALIVAVLDRRFGMRLGSEDIYVNVVGGVKVNEPAADLGIALAIASAHRDNTVPADCVAIGEIGLAGEVRFVNQLEQRLKEAEKLGFKRAIIPDQELRGAKIGLELFRAKNLGQALDYIS; encoded by the coding sequence ATGAGCAAAATAAAATATATAGTGAGATGCCAGGTCTGTGGGTGCACCGCTCCTAAGTGGATGGGGCGATGTCCCGATTGTGGTGAATGGAACACCATGGTCGAGGAACCACTTGATCCTGGCATTTCGTCGTCATCAACCCGCGGTAGTTTCGCGCCCGGCGAAAAGGCGCAGCCGATAACCGATGTTGTGGTTGAGCACGAGACTAGAATCCCGACAGGCCTCAACGAACTCGACCGGGTTCTGGGTGGCGGGGTGGTACCGGGCTCGCTGGTACTTATCGGCGGCGAGCCGGGGATAGGAAAATCGACGCTGCTTTTGCAGGCGGCGCATGAACTCTCCGGTAGGATCGGCAAAGTGCTCGTCGTCTCCGGCGAAGAGTCGGTGCGCCAGATTTCGCTCAGAGCAAACCGTTTAGGAACGCTCAAACCCGATCTCTTCCTGCTTTCCGAGGTCGATGTAACCTTGATCGATTCACAGGTGAAAGCGCTTCAGCCGGGTTTACTCATCATCGATTCAATTCAAACGATGTTTCATCCCGACGTCGCTTCGGCCCCGGGAAGCGTAAGCCAGGTGCGCGAGAGTACACATTATCTGATGCGCCTCGCGAAGGGCAGCGGTATCCCAACGTTTATCGTCGGGCACGTCACCAAGGACGGCTCGATTGCCGGGCCGCGCGTGCTCGAGCACATGGTCGACACCGTCCTCTACTTTGAAGGGGATAACTACCAGTCATTTCGTATCGTACGCGCGGTAAAGAACCGCTATGGATCAACCAACGAGATCGGCATCTTCGAAATGACTGATGCCGGCTTAATCGAAGTCGCCAACCCGTCCGCGCTCTTCTTAAGCCAGCGCCCCGAACACTCACCGGGCTCGGTTGTAATCGCCACGGTAGAGGGGACGCGCCCGCTTCTTGTCGAGTTGCAATCGCTTGTGTCGGAATCGCACTTGTCGATGCCCAGGCGTATGGCAACGGGTCTCGATTTCAACCGGATCGCTTTAATCGTTGCCGTTTTAGATAGGCGCTTCGGGATGCGTCTTGGCTCTGAGGATATTTACGTCAACGTGGTCGGCGGCGTCAAAGTCAACGAACCGGCTGCGGATTTGGGCATCGCGCTGGCGATTGCATCGGCACACCGCGACAACACGGTGCCCGCCGATTGTGTGGCCATCGGCGAGATCGGTCTTGCCGGCGAGGTTCGCTTCGTCAATCAGCTCGAGCAGCGCCTCAAAGAGGCCGAGAAACTCGGCTTCAAGCGCGCTATCATTCCCGACCAGGAGTTACGCGGCGCGAAAATCGGCCTTGAGCTCTTCCGCGCGAAGAATTTGGGCCAAGCGCTCGATTATATTAGCTAG
- the disA gene encoding DNA integrity scanning diadenylate cyclase DisA, whose product MVQLSRREEKELVKALEKVAPGTELREGLENILSARTGALIIIGDTEEVQALCNGGFQLSVEFSAQRLFELAKMDGAIIMDGQISHILRANVHLVPDPTLPTSETGMRHRTAERVARQTQSLVISISQRRDVVSLYLDGIKYAMQDIRVLLAKANQALQTLEKYKARLDEVLANLSALEFEDLATLLDVVTVLQRYEMVGRVSREVERYISELGTEGRLIRMQLDELVGNADEQSIMIIKDYALDQSHVDDAVERLAELTQEELLDLAEIAKILGYSEVVDLLEQPVHSRGYRLLSKIPRLSLNLIERIVVKFHNLQLVMKATIEELDSVEGVGPIRAKTIKDGLQRLKEYNILERYI is encoded by the coding sequence ATGGTGCAGCTTAGTCGTCGTGAGGAAAAAGAACTCGTAAAAGCGCTCGAAAAGGTCGCTCCCGGCACCGAGCTCAGGGAGGGCTTGGAAAACATTCTGAGCGCGCGCACCGGTGCTCTCATAATTATTGGCGATACCGAGGAAGTCCAGGCGCTGTGCAACGGCGGCTTCCAGCTCTCGGTAGAGTTCTCGGCGCAACGGCTCTTCGAGCTTGCGAAAATGGACGGCGCGATTATCATGGACGGCCAGATAAGCCACATCCTACGTGCGAACGTTCACCTGGTTCCCGATCCGACCCTACCGACAAGCGAAACCGGCATGCGGCATCGTACTGCCGAGCGTGTCGCCCGCCAGACGCAATCCCTTGTTATTTCGATTTCTCAGCGACGCGACGTAGTTTCACTCTATCTCGACGGTATCAAGTACGCCATGCAAGATATCAGGGTGCTTCTTGCCAAAGCCAATCAAGCACTGCAAACGCTTGAGAAGTATAAAGCGCGCCTTGATGAAGTTCTCGCGAACTTAAGTGCACTCGAGTTTGAAGACCTGGCGACGCTTCTCGATGTGGTCACGGTATTGCAGCGCTATGAGATGGTCGGGCGTGTTTCCAGGGAAGTAGAGCGCTACATCAGCGAACTCGGAACAGAGGGGCGCCTGATTCGTATGCAGCTCGATGAGCTTGTCGGCAACGCCGATGAGCAATCGATCATGATTATTAAAGATTATGCGCTCGATCAGAGCCATGTCGATGATGCCGTTGAACGGCTCGCAGAGCTTACACAGGAAGAGTTGCTCGATCTTGCAGAGATCGCGAAGATTCTTGGCTATTCCGAGGTCGTTGACCTGCTTGAGCAACCGGTGCATTCGAGAGGCTACAGGCTTTTAAGTAAAATCCCGAGGCTCTCACTCAACCTCATCGAGCGGATTGTGGTGAAATTCCACAACCTGCAATTGGTGATGAAAGCCACGATCGAAGAGCTCGATTCGGTGGAAGGTGTGGGCCCGATTCGTGCCAAGACAATCAAAGACGGGCTGCAACGGCTCAAAGAATACAACATTCTTGAAAGATACATCTAG
- the lysS gene encoding lysine--tRNA ligase, translated as MRLRRQKLDRIIASGDVPFKSKFTRTNLIADIISEHQDIAPGEHVDGEVTVAGRIMAIRRHGKASFIVLKDRSASMQLFLSLGTLGEDRYKTFLEYDIGDIVGVSGIVFKTRRGELSVDVRDYTLLTKSLRPLPEKWHGLKDVEARYRQRYVDLIINQQARDTLLTRTKIIKAIRHWLDERDFIEVETPMLQVVPGGATARPFITHHNALDIDLYMRIAPELYLKRLIVGDMERVYELNRNFRNEGLSVRHNPEFTMLEVYQAYADYHDMMNLTEELIKYAADQATGTLKLTYQGQPVDLSGNWQRLTMIESIEKYGGEAVSFDQDSDELRAIAKKHGIEPDKRWGKGKIINELFEKLVEGKLWQPTFITDYPVEISPLAKKKPDDPNVTERWELIVIGIEVGTAFSELTDPIDQLNRFEAQVKTSVYDEEAPKQVDEDYVRALEYGMPPTGGMGLGIDRLVMLLTDNYSIREVIGFPHMRPEKA; from the coding sequence ATGAGATTACGACGCCAGAAGCTTGATCGAATCATAGCTTCTGGCGATGTTCCTTTTAAATCGAAATTTACCCGCACAAACCTCATTGCCGATATCATCAGCGAGCATCAAGACATTGCGCCCGGAGAGCACGTGGACGGCGAAGTCACGGTTGCCGGGCGTATAATGGCAATACGCCGTCACGGTAAAGCAAGTTTTATCGTGCTCAAAGACCGCAGTGCAAGCATGCAGCTCTTTTTGTCACTGGGCACACTCGGCGAAGATCGCTATAAAACCTTTCTCGAATATGACATCGGCGATATCGTAGGTGTGTCCGGTATCGTCTTTAAGACGCGGCGCGGTGAATTATCCGTCGATGTCAGGGATTACACGCTGCTGACCAAATCATTGCGACCGCTGCCGGAAAAATGGCACGGTCTCAAAGACGTCGAGGCGAGATACCGCCAGCGCTACGTAGACCTCATTATCAACCAGCAAGCGCGCGATACCTTACTGACCAGGACGAAGATCATCAAAGCGATCCGTCACTGGCTCGACGAGCGAGATTTTATCGAAGTCGAAACGCCGATGCTGCAGGTTGTACCGGGCGGTGCAACCGCGCGGCCGTTTATCACGCATCACAATGCGCTCGACATCGATCTCTATATGCGAATCGCCCCCGAGCTCTACCTAAAGCGCCTGATTGTCGGCGACATGGAGCGCGTGTACGAACTCAACCGCAATTTTAGAAACGAAGGCCTGTCGGTGCGTCACAATCCCGAGTTTACAATGCTTGAGGTATACCAGGCGTACGCGGACTACCACGATATGATGAACCTGACCGAGGAACTCATCAAATACGCGGCGGATCAGGCGACGGGTACGCTCAAGCTTACATATCAAGGCCAGCCGGTCGACCTCTCAGGAAACTGGCAGCGCCTTACGATGATAGAATCGATCGAAAAGTACGGCGGCGAAGCCGTGTCATTCGACCAAGATTCGGACGAGCTTCGCGCTATTGCGAAAAAGCACGGCATCGAACCGGACAAACGCTGGGGCAAGGGTAAGATTATAAACGAGCTGTTCGAAAAACTTGTCGAAGGCAAGCTCTGGCAGCCGACATTTATCACCGATTATCCGGTCGAGATCAGCCCGCTCGCCAAGAAAAAGCCGGACGATCCGAACGTGACCGAACGGTGGGAGTTAATCGTTATCGGTATCGAAGTAGGTACGGCGTTCTCCGAGTTAACCGACCCGATAGACCAACTGAATCGCTTCGAAGCGCAGGTTAAGACGAGCGTGTATGATGAAGAGGCACCAAAACAGGTCGATGAAGATTACGTGCGCGCGCTCGAATACGGAATGCCGCCGACCGGTGGTATGGGTTTGGGCATCGACCGTCTTGTTATGCTTTTGACTGATAACTACTCAATCCGAGAAGTCATCGGGTTCCCACACATGCGCCCAGAAAAAGCGTAA
- a CDS encoding ATP-dependent Clp protease ATP-binding subunit yields the protein MFERFTERARRVVVFAQEEARMLNQNYIGTEHLLLGLIREEEGVAARALQSLGISLYDVRAQVEEIIGRGTSAPVGHIPFTPRAKKVLELSLREALQLGHNYIGTEHILLGLIREGEGVAARVLYNLGADLDRVRNQVIQLLSGYYGKTSSEPSTYGRTYGGSLLDEFGRNLTRLAHEGKLDPVIGRETEIERVMQILSRRTKNNPVLIGEPGVGKTAVVEGLAQKISDNDVPDILKNKEIYTLDLGALVAGSKYRGEFEERLKKVMKEIRERGDIILFVDEMHNLVGAGAAEGAIDAASILKPALARGELQTIGATTLDEYRKHVEKDAALERRFQPITVGEPSIQETVDILKGLRERYEEHHHVTITDDALTAAAQLADRYIADRFLPDKAIDLVDEAASKVRMQRMSVPAESLTVEEDLRNLRREKEAAVALQDYEKAAAIRDKERSIEIELSAKDSTWEALAQMPVATVTEEQIAEVVATWTGIPVFRLTEEETAKLLRMEDELHKRVISQEEAIKAISKAIRRTRAGLKDPKRPSGSFVFLGPSGVGKTELAKALAEFLFGDEQALIQLDMSEYMEKHTVSRMVGSPPGYVGYDEGGQLTEKVRRRPYSVILLDEIEKAHPDVFNILLQILEDGRLTDSQGRQVDFKNTILIMTSNLGARYIQKGTPLGFGKSQEGMDYNDMKNKVMGEIKKTFRPEFLNRIDDVIVFHELTRDDIKKIVDLMFKRIIDQLREQAIYVELTEEAKDYLVKEGYEPAMGARPLRRAIQRFIEDPISEGLLSAQFRSGDTIVVTEKEGKLDFSKLEPASIGAGGREV from the coding sequence ATGTTTGAGCGGTTTACCGAGCGAGCGCGTCGCGTCGTTGTCTTCGCACAAGAAGAGGCGCGCATGCTCAATCAGAATTACATAGGAACAGAGCACCTTCTCCTAGGCTTAATCAGGGAAGAGGAAGGCGTAGCAGCTCGGGCGCTTCAAAGCTTGGGCATCAGCTTGTATGATGTCCGCGCGCAGGTCGAAGAAATTATCGGCCGTGGCACAAGCGCTCCTGTTGGCCATATTCCGTTTACACCGCGGGCTAAGAAAGTCCTCGAACTCTCATTGCGAGAGGCGTTACAGCTCGGGCACAACTATATCGGTACCGAGCATATCCTTTTAGGCCTCATCAGAGAAGGTGAGGGTGTTGCTGCTAGAGTCTTGTACAACCTTGGTGCGGACCTTGATCGGGTTAGAAACCAGGTTATCCAGCTATTGAGCGGTTACTATGGCAAGACAAGCAGCGAGCCGAGCACGTACGGTCGTACCTACGGCGGTTCATTATTAGATGAATTCGGGCGCAATCTCACACGCCTTGCGCACGAAGGCAAACTCGACCCGGTGATCGGGCGCGAGACCGAGATTGAGCGCGTCATGCAGATTCTCTCTCGCCGCACGAAAAACAATCCGGTGCTCATTGGCGAGCCTGGCGTTGGTAAAACTGCGGTTGTCGAGGGGCTGGCGCAAAAGATCTCAGACAACGATGTGCCCGACATTCTCAAGAACAAAGAGATTTATACACTCGACCTTGGGGCTCTGGTCGCCGGTTCGAAGTATCGTGGCGAGTTTGAGGAGCGCTTAAAAAAGGTCATGAAGGAGATCCGCGAGCGGGGTGACATTATCCTATTCGTCGATGAGATGCATAACTTGGTCGGCGCTGGCGCCGCCGAGGGTGCGATCGATGCGGCGAGCATTTTGAAACCGGCTCTGGCTCGAGGCGAACTACAAACAATCGGTGCCACGACGCTTGATGAGTACCGCAAGCATGTCGAGAAAGACGCTGCGCTTGAGCGTAGGTTCCAGCCGATAACCGTTGGCGAACCGTCGATTCAAGAAACGGTTGATATCTTAAAAGGCTTGCGCGAGCGTTACGAAGAGCACCACCACGTGACGATTACCGATGATGCACTAACGGCTGCAGCACAGCTTGCCGACCGTTACATCGCGGACAGGTTCTTGCCGGATAAGGCGATCGACCTGGTAGACGAGGCTGCTTCCAAAGTGCGCATGCAGCGCATGTCGGTTCCGGCCGAGTCGCTCACCGTTGAAGAAGATTTACGCAACCTGCGCCGCGAGAAAGAAGCGGCCGTTGCATTACAGGATTACGAGAAAGCAGCAGCTATTCGCGATAAAGAACGCAGCATCGAAATCGAGCTCTCCGCCAAGGATTCTACCTGGGAGGCGCTCGCGCAGATGCCGGTAGCAACCGTTACCGAAGAGCAGATCGCCGAAGTCGTTGCGACATGGACCGGTATCCCGGTCTTTCGTCTCACCGAAGAAGAGACGGCGAAACTGCTTCGCATGGAGGATGAGCTACACAAGCGTGTCATTAGCCAGGAAGAGGCCATTAAGGCTATCTCAAAGGCCATCAGGCGCACGCGCGCCGGGTTGAAAGACCCGAAACGCCCGAGCGGGTCGTTTGTCTTCCTGGGACCATCTGGCGTTGGTAAAACCGAGCTGGCAAAAGCGTTGGCCGAGTTCCTCTTTGGCGATGAGCAGGCACTGATTCAGCTCGACATGAGCGAGTACATGGAGAAACACACAGTGAGCCGTATGGTCGGTTCACCGCCTGGATACGTAGGCTATGACGAGGGCGGGCAGCTCACCGAGAAGGTGCGCAGGCGTCCGTACTCAGTCATCTTGCTCGATGAGATCGAGAAGGCGCACCCGGATGTCTTTAATATCCTCCTGCAAATTCTCGAGGACGGTCGTTTGACCGATTCCCAGGGTCGTCAGGTCGATTTCAAGAATACGATTCTCATCATGACGTCCAACTTGGGCGCGCGCTATATCCAAAAAGGTACGCCGCTCGGGTTCGGTAAGAGCCAGGAAGGCATGGATTACAACGATATGAAGAACAAGGTTATGGGCGAGATTAAGAAAACGTTCCGGCCGGAGTTCTTGAACCGTATCGACGATGTCATCGTCTTCCACGAGCTCACGCGAGACGACATCAAGAAGATCGTCGATCTCATGTTTAAGCGGATCATCGACCAGCTCAGAGAGCAGGCGATCTACGTCGAGCTCACCGAAGAGGCGAAAGACTACCTCGTGAAGGAAGGATACGAACCCGCCATGGGTGCGCGGCCGTTGAGGCGCGCAATCCAGCGGTTTATCGAGGACCCGATTTCGGAGGGGCTGCTCTCTGCGCAATTCCGGTCCGGCGACACAATCGTCGTTACTGAAAAAGAAGGAAAGCTTGACTTCAGCAAGCTTGAGCCGGCAAGTATAGGCGCCGGCGGGCGTGAGGTATGA